The Streptomyces luteogriseus genome includes a window with the following:
- a CDS encoding TetR/AcrR family transcriptional regulator: MSTVPPPFPTPQEPVDHPELLQLGSALEGDEPCLRADAARNRARLLEAAGRLVAERGAEAVTMEAVAAEACVGKGTVFRRFGDRTGLLTALLDHSEKKFQAAFLGGPPPLGPGAPPVERLRAFGCAMLRRSTDELELQLAAEPGASRRHVVPARRVLRHHIEMLLRQAVPGADCELLAHTLMGQLDPALVHHLTRQCGIPLSRLEAAWTDLVDRVTGTGAAR, encoded by the coding sequence ATGTCCACCGTCCCGCCGCCCTTCCCGACGCCCCAGGAGCCCGTCGACCACCCGGAGCTGCTCCAGCTCGGCAGCGCCCTGGAGGGTGACGAGCCGTGCCTGCGGGCCGACGCCGCGCGCAACCGCGCCCGGCTGCTGGAGGCCGCCGGGCGGCTGGTCGCGGAGCGCGGCGCGGAGGCCGTCACGATGGAGGCGGTGGCTGCCGAGGCCTGTGTCGGCAAGGGCACGGTCTTCCGTCGATTCGGCGACCGCACCGGTTTGCTGACGGCGCTGCTCGACCACTCCGAGAAGAAGTTCCAGGCCGCGTTCCTCGGTGGCCCGCCGCCGCTCGGACCCGGGGCGCCGCCCGTGGAGCGACTGCGGGCGTTCGGCTGCGCGATGCTGCGCCGTTCGACCGACGAGCTGGAGCTGCAACTGGCCGCCGAGCCCGGCGCGAGCCGCCGCCATGTGGTGCCCGCTCGTCGTGTGCTGCGGCACCACATCGAGATGCTGCTGCGGCAGGCGGTGCCCGGGGCGGACTGCGAGCTCCTCGCCCACACGCTGATGGGCCAGCTGGACCCGGCCCTCGTGCACCACCTGACCAGGCAGTGCGGCATACCGCTGTCCCGTCTCGAAGCCGCGTGGACCGATCTGGTCGACCGGGTGACGGGCACGGGCGCCGCCCGCTGA
- a CDS encoding benzaldehyde dehydrogenase has product MPLLDTRAWQPRRLAGAGYTVTEPATGQALGTFALAAPVDVEAAAGRAATAQRAWARTPHFARAAVLRKAGDLFTEHAAELREWLVRESGSVPGKADFELHVAAQECYEAAALASRPVGQVLPSEAPRLSYTRRVPAGVVGVISPFNAPLILSIRSVAPALALGNAVLLKPDPRTAVCGGLSLAAVFAAAGLPEDLLHVLPGGPEAGQALVADPRVPVISFTGSTAAGRAVGEAAGRHLKRAHLELGGNSAMIVLEDADLDAVISTAAWGSFFHQGQICMTTGRHLVHASLYDEYVERLAAKADSLAVGDPHRDQVHLGPIIDSAQLGKISGLVEASTAAGAKLAAGGTHDRLFYRPTVLAHVDDRSPAYTEEVFGPVAPVRPFTTTDEAAALAAQSPYGLSLGIVTRDPARGLDLAERIPTGIVHINDQTVNDEAVAPFGGVAASGTGARFGGEANLEAFTELRWTTVRGDVAPYPF; this is encoded by the coding sequence ATGCCGTTGCTCGACACCAGGGCCTGGCAGCCCCGCCGCCTCGCGGGGGCCGGGTACACCGTCACCGAGCCCGCCACCGGCCAAGCCCTCGGCACCTTCGCCCTCGCCGCCCCCGTGGACGTGGAGGCCGCCGCCGGACGGGCCGCCACCGCCCAGCGCGCATGGGCACGCACCCCGCACTTCGCCCGCGCCGCCGTGCTCCGCAAGGCCGGTGACCTGTTCACCGAGCACGCCGCCGAACTGCGCGAGTGGCTCGTCCGCGAATCGGGCTCCGTCCCCGGCAAGGCCGACTTCGAACTGCACGTCGCCGCCCAGGAGTGCTACGAGGCAGCGGCGCTCGCCTCCCGCCCGGTCGGCCAGGTCCTGCCCAGTGAGGCGCCGCGCCTGTCGTACACGCGCCGCGTCCCGGCCGGTGTCGTCGGCGTGATCTCGCCGTTCAACGCCCCGCTGATCCTGTCCATCCGCTCCGTCGCTCCGGCCCTGGCGCTGGGCAACGCGGTCCTGCTCAAGCCGGATCCGCGCACGGCCGTCTGCGGAGGGCTGTCCCTCGCCGCGGTCTTCGCCGCCGCGGGCCTGCCCGAGGACCTGCTGCACGTGCTCCCCGGCGGCCCGGAGGCCGGACAGGCCCTGGTCGCCGACCCGCGCGTGCCGGTCATCTCCTTCACCGGCTCCACCGCCGCCGGACGGGCCGTGGGCGAGGCCGCCGGCCGTCACCTCAAGCGGGCCCACCTGGAACTGGGCGGCAATTCGGCCATGATCGTGCTGGAGGACGCCGACCTCGACGCGGTCATCTCCACGGCCGCCTGGGGCTCGTTCTTCCATCAGGGCCAGATCTGCATGACCACCGGACGCCATCTGGTGCACGCGTCCCTCTACGACGAGTACGTCGAGCGGCTGGCCGCCAAGGCGGACTCGCTCGCGGTCGGCGACCCGCACCGGGACCAGGTCCACCTGGGGCCCATCATCGACTCGGCCCAGCTCGGCAAGATCAGCGGCCTGGTCGAGGCCAGCACGGCCGCCGGTGCCAAGCTCGCCGCCGGCGGTACCCACGACAGGCTCTTCTACCGGCCGACGGTCCTTGCCCACGTGGACGACCGCTCCCCCGCGTACACGGAGGAGGTCTTCGGCCCTGTGGCGCCCGTCCGCCCCTTCACCACCACCGACGAGGCGGCGGCGCTGGCCGCGCAGAGCCCGTACGGCCTCTCCCTGGGCATCGTCACCAGGGACCCGGCCCGCGGCCTGGACCTCGCCGAGCGCATCCCGACCGGCATCGTCCACATCAACGACCAGACGGTGAACGACGAGGCCGTGGCGCCCTTCGGCGGAGTCGCCGCCTCCGGCACCGGCGCCCGCTTCGGCGGTGAGGCCAATCTGGAGGCCTTCACCGAACTGCGCTGGACGACGGTACGCGGAGACGTCGCTCCGTACCCCTTCTAG
- a CDS encoding peptide deformylase, with protein MGTSDDHAPLTERVEQLLDGGVPLTIVAAGDPVLRQGTEPYDGQLEPALLARFVEALRVTMRAAPGVGLAAPQVGVGLRIAVIEDPAPVPEEVRLTRGRVPQPFRVLVNPAYEPVGESRAAFFEGCLSVPGWQAVVARHAEVRLTGQDERGQALDEVFEGWPARIVQHETDHLDGVLYLDRAEPRSLSSNLAMAERWAQPTPEEAARALGFELP; from the coding sequence ATGGGAACCTCGGACGATCACGCACCCCTGACCGAGCGGGTCGAGCAACTCCTCGACGGAGGTGTCCCGTTGACCATCGTCGCGGCCGGCGACCCGGTGCTGCGGCAGGGTACCGAGCCGTACGACGGTCAGCTGGAGCCCGCGCTGCTGGCCCGGTTCGTCGAGGCCCTGCGGGTCACCATGCGCGCCGCGCCGGGGGTCGGCCTGGCAGCGCCGCAGGTCGGTGTCGGGCTCAGGATCGCGGTGATCGAGGATCCGGCGCCGGTACCGGAGGAGGTGCGTCTCACCCGCGGGCGGGTGCCGCAGCCGTTTCGGGTGCTGGTCAATCCCGCCTACGAACCCGTCGGTGAGTCGCGGGCCGCGTTCTTCGAGGGCTGCCTCAGCGTGCCGGGCTGGCAGGCGGTGGTGGCGCGGCACGCCGAGGTGCGGCTCACCGGGCAGGACGAGCGCGGGCAGGCGCTGGACGAGGTGTTCGAGGGCTGGCCGGCGCGGATCGTTCAGCACGAGACGGACCATCTCGACGGAGTCCTCTACCTGGACCGCGCCGAGCCGCGTTCGCTGTCGTCCAATCTGGCGATGGCGGAGCGCTGGGCCCAGCCGACACCGGAGGAGGCGGCGCGGGCGCTCGGCTTCGAACTGCCGTAG
- a CDS encoding XdhC family protein — MLDLAGPLREWIEEGRGFAVATVVAVGGSAPRPPGAALAVSADGTALGSVSGGCVEGAVYDLCLQALQDGETLVERFGYSDEDAFAVGLTCGGTIDVMITPFAGGRSAESAALAAAARSEPVALARVVRGPSGLLGRALLVRPDGSSDGGLGGGPELDRAALDRARALLDTGRTGTVELSEDGSHCPGGVTLLVESAAPPPRMIVFGAIDFAAALVRAGTFLGYHVTVCDARPVFATKARFPQADEIVVDWPDRYLRRTETDGRTVLCVLTHDAKFDIPLLTEALRLPVAYVGAMGSRRTHEDRNRRLRDAGVSERELARLRSPIGLDLGARTPEETAVSIAAEIVAVRHGGTGAPLTGSGRPIHRTAREPQPV, encoded by the coding sequence ATGCTTGATCTCGCGGGGCCTCTGCGCGAGTGGATCGAGGAGGGCCGGGGCTTCGCCGTCGCCACGGTCGTCGCCGTGGGCGGCAGCGCCCCGCGCCCTCCCGGCGCGGCGCTGGCCGTCTCCGCGGACGGCACGGCCCTCGGCTCGGTCTCCGGAGGCTGCGTGGAAGGAGCGGTGTACGACCTGTGCCTTCAGGCCCTCCAGGACGGCGAGACGCTCGTCGAGCGGTTCGGCTACAGCGACGAGGACGCCTTCGCGGTGGGACTGACCTGCGGCGGCACGATCGACGTGATGATCACCCCGTTCGCGGGCGGTCGTTCGGCGGAGAGTGCGGCGCTGGCGGCTGCCGCCCGGTCCGAGCCGGTGGCCCTGGCCCGGGTGGTGCGCGGCCCGTCCGGCCTCCTGGGCCGGGCCCTGCTGGTCCGCCCCGACGGCTCGTCCGACGGGGGCCTCGGCGGCGGCCCGGAGCTGGACCGCGCGGCGCTCGACCGGGCCAGGGCGCTGCTGGACACCGGCCGCACCGGCACCGTGGAGCTCTCCGAGGACGGGTCGCACTGCCCCGGTGGTGTCACTCTGCTCGTCGAGTCGGCCGCCCCACCGCCCCGCATGATCGTCTTCGGCGCGATCGACTTCGCGGCGGCCCTGGTGCGGGCGGGCACATTCCTCGGCTACCACGTCACCGTGTGCGACGCGCGGCCCGTCTTCGCGACCAAGGCCCGCTTCCCGCAGGCCGACGAGATCGTCGTCGACTGGCCCGACCGCTACCTCCGACGCACCGAGACCGACGGGCGCACGGTGCTGTGTGTGCTCACCCATGACGCGAAGTTCGACATCCCCCTGCTGACGGAGGCGCTGCGGCTGCCCGTCGCCTACGTCGGCGCGATGGGCTCCCGCCGCACCCACGAGGACCGCAACCGGCGGCTGCGGGACGCGGGGGTGAGCGAGCGCGAGCTGGCCAGGCTGAGGTCGCCGATCGGCCTCGACCTGGGAGCCCGTACGCCCGAGGAGACCGCAGTGTCCATCGCGGCGGAGATCGTCGCGGTACGGCACGGCGGCACGGGAGCGCCGCTCACCGGCTCGGGCAGGCCGATCCACCGGACGGCCCGCGAGCCACAGCCGGTCTGA
- a CDS encoding LacI family DNA-binding transcriptional regulator, whose amino-acid sequence MVQIPKTPAPPSPAPSRSVPTSADVARLAGVSRATVSYVLNNTSAVRISEPTRRRVHDAAREIGYVPHAAARSLRAGHSRMVLIPAPTFPVGPLYNRFLTDLQGSLGSLDYTVVQYGTGGPHGDEAARAWAELRPVAVLVPGSGLGPRGVAVLKRSGARAVVTLGPETIEGAHALLMDHDVVGHSAGAHLYDRGRRRIGVVVPQEAGLEAFSAPRLDGVRESVRGTDATVTELPLAYDEQAAARLAARWRTLGLDAVFTYNDEYAMLLMRALLDEGIRIPEETAVIGADDLMLGRLLRPRLSTVHLELPCGRELAELVDRAVRKPSTEPETHKVLGATVLHRESS is encoded by the coding sequence ATGGTGCAGATACCGAAAACGCCCGCGCCCCCGTCCCCCGCACCGTCGCGCTCCGTGCCCACGAGCGCCGATGTGGCCCGCCTGGCCGGCGTCTCGCGCGCGACCGTCTCCTACGTCCTCAACAACACCAGCGCCGTACGCATCAGCGAACCCACCCGCCGCCGTGTGCACGACGCCGCGAGGGAAATCGGATACGTACCGCACGCCGCGGCCCGCAGCCTGCGCGCCGGGCACAGCCGCATGGTCCTCATCCCCGCGCCGACCTTCCCCGTCGGCCCGCTCTACAACCGGTTCCTCACTGACCTCCAGGGTTCACTCGGCAGTCTGGACTACACGGTCGTGCAGTACGGCACCGGTGGCCCGCACGGCGACGAAGCAGCCCGCGCCTGGGCCGAGTTGAGGCCCGTGGCCGTGCTCGTGCCCGGCTCCGGTCTCGGCCCGCGCGGAGTGGCGGTGCTCAAGCGCTCGGGGGCCCGGGCCGTGGTCACCCTCGGCCCCGAGACCATCGAGGGCGCGCACGCGCTGCTCATGGACCACGACGTGGTCGGCCACAGCGCGGGCGCCCACCTCTACGACCGCGGCCGGCGCCGGATCGGCGTCGTCGTCCCGCAGGAGGCGGGACTCGAGGCGTTCTCCGCGCCCCGCCTCGACGGTGTGCGCGAGTCGGTGCGCGGCACGGACGCCACGGTGACCGAACTGCCCCTCGCCTACGACGAGCAGGCCGCGGCGCGCCTTGCCGCCCGCTGGCGCACCCTCGGCCTGGACGCCGTGTTCACCTACAACGACGAGTACGCGATGCTGCTGATGCGCGCCCTGCTGGACGAGGGCATCCGCATCCCCGAGGAGACCGCCGTGATCGGCGCCGACGACCTGATGCTCGGGCGGCTGCTGCGGCCCAGGCTGAGCACGGTCCACCTGGAGCTGCCCTGCGGCCGTGAACTGGCCGAACTGGTCGACCGCGCGGTGCGCAAGCCCAGCACCGAGCCCGAGACGCACAAGGTGCTGGGGGCGACGGTGCTGCACCGCGAATCGAGCTGA
- a CDS encoding xanthine dehydrogenase family protein molybdopterin-binding subunit translates to MTTATRGAVGTAHPRVEGRDKVTGAARYAGEIPFAELAHGWLVPSTVARGRIRALDIEAVLAMPGVLTVLHHHNAPRVDTGYTGIMGTPPDPTVGLFQHDRVPHLGWPVALVVAETSEQAREAAETLVVHYDQEPHDVAFSAGREAEAYALDGHMPAVVEKGDLEAGLAASAVVIDAEYTTPEEHHNPMEPHAAAARWEGGRLEVVDSNQGTGWVAGELANLFSLDPASVRVRSEHVGGGFGSKGVRVHQVAAVMAATVLQRPVRVVMTRRQMFSLAGHRSPTAQRVRLGADADGRLLALEHRSLSQTSTVHDFLEPSAASSRSMYAADAHHTASRLVKLDVPTPTWMRAPGEAPGSFALESALDELAERCGIDPIELRVRNEPEVGPVSGLPFGSRNLIPCFREGARRFGWDGRDPRPGVRRDGRWLLGTGTAAASFPTLAMPSTAALTAEADGTFTVRINAADIGTGARTALTLVAADALEVPADRVRVRIGDSDLGPAGIAGGSAGTRSWSWAVTAAAQELRGRLTPGADIPPEGVTVRSNTAEALGALAQKERHAFGAQFAEVAVDPATGEVRVRRMLGIFAAGRIVNPLTARNQFIGGMIWGISMALHEEAVRDRASGGVYGADLAGYHVAAHADVPHIEADWVDDPDPDDPVGIKGIGEVGIVGAAAAVANAVWHATGVRHRNLPIRPDRVLLAGGHA, encoded by the coding sequence ATGACCACCGCCACCAGGGGAGCCGTCGGCACCGCGCACCCGCGCGTGGAGGGCCGCGACAAGGTCACCGGAGCGGCGCGCTACGCCGGCGAGATCCCCTTCGCGGAACTCGCCCACGGCTGGCTGGTGCCGTCCACGGTCGCCCGCGGCCGCATCCGCGCCCTGGACATCGAGGCCGTGCTCGCCATGCCCGGGGTTCTCACCGTGCTCCACCACCACAACGCCCCGCGTGTCGACACCGGCTACACCGGCATCATGGGCACTCCGCCGGACCCCACGGTCGGCCTTTTCCAGCACGACCGCGTGCCCCACCTGGGCTGGCCGGTGGCCCTGGTCGTCGCCGAGACCTCCGAGCAGGCCAGGGAAGCCGCCGAGACCCTCGTGGTGCACTACGACCAGGAGCCGCACGACGTCGCGTTCTCCGCCGGGCGCGAGGCCGAGGCGTACGCGCTCGACGGGCACATGCCGGCCGTGGTGGAGAAGGGCGACCTGGAGGCCGGACTCGCGGCGTCCGCCGTCGTGATCGACGCGGAGTACACCACTCCGGAGGAGCACCACAACCCGATGGAGCCGCACGCGGCGGCGGCCCGGTGGGAGGGCGGCCGACTGGAGGTCGTCGACTCCAACCAGGGCACCGGCTGGGTCGCCGGCGAACTCGCGAACCTCTTCTCCCTCGACCCGGCTTCCGTACGGGTCCGGTCCGAGCACGTCGGCGGCGGCTTCGGCAGCAAGGGTGTCCGCGTCCACCAGGTGGCCGCCGTGATGGCCGCGACCGTGCTGCAGCGCCCGGTCCGGGTCGTCATGACCCGCAGGCAGATGTTCTCCCTCGCCGGCCACCGCAGCCCCACCGCCCAGCGGGTCCGGCTCGGCGCCGACGCGGACGGGCGGCTGCTCGCGCTGGAGCACCGGTCGCTGAGCCAGACCTCCACCGTCCACGACTTCCTCGAGCCGAGCGCGGCGTCGAGCCGGTCCATGTACGCCGCCGACGCCCACCACACCGCCAGCCGGCTCGTGAAACTCGACGTCCCCACCCCGACCTGGATGCGCGCCCCGGGTGAGGCGCCGGGCTCGTTCGCGCTGGAGTCGGCACTCGACGAGCTCGCCGAGCGGTGCGGCATCGACCCGATCGAGCTGCGGGTCCGCAACGAGCCCGAGGTGGGCCCGGTGTCCGGCCTGCCGTTCGGCAGCCGCAACCTGATCCCCTGCTTCCGGGAAGGCGCCCGCAGGTTCGGCTGGGACGGGCGGGATCCGCGGCCCGGCGTGCGCCGGGACGGCCGCTGGCTGCTCGGCACCGGCACCGCCGCCGCCTCCTTCCCCACGCTGGCCATGCCGTCCACGGCGGCCCTCACCGCGGAGGCGGACGGCACCTTCACCGTGCGGATCAACGCCGCGGACATCGGCACCGGCGCCCGCACGGCGCTCACCCTGGTCGCCGCCGACGCCCTGGAAGTCCCGGCGGACCGCGTCCGGGTGCGGATCGGGGACAGCGATCTCGGCCCCGCCGGGATCGCCGGCGGTTCGGCGGGCACTCGCTCCTGGAGCTGGGCCGTCACGGCCGCCGCCCAGGAACTGCGCGGGCGCCTCACGCCGGGCGCGGACATCCCGCCGGAGGGCGTCACCGTACGGTCGAACACGGCCGAAGCCCTCGGCGCCCTCGCCCAGAAGGAGCGGCACGCCTTCGGTGCGCAGTTCGCCGAGGTCGCCGTCGACCCCGCCACCGGAGAGGTCCGTGTGCGCCGCATGCTGGGCATCTTCGCGGCCGGCCGGATCGTGAACCCGCTCACCGCCCGCAACCAGTTCATCGGCGGCATGATCTGGGGCATCTCCATGGCCCTGCACGAGGAAGCCGTCCGGGACCGGGCGAGCGGCGGCGTCTACGGCGCCGACCTCGCCGGCTACCACGTCGCCGCGCACGCCGACGTACCGCACATCGAGGCCGACTGGGTCGACGACCCCGACCCGGACGACCCGGTCGGCATCAAGGGCATCGGCGAGGTCGGCATCGTGGGCGCGGCCGCGGCGGTCGCCAACGCCGTGTGGCACGCGACCGGCGTACGCCACCGGAATCTGCCGATCCGCCCCGACCGCGTGCTGCTGGCGGGCGGCCATGCTTGA
- a CDS encoding dihydrolipoyl dehydrogenase family protein has translation MTETETNTYDVVVLGAGPVGENVADRTRAAGLTTAVVESELVGGECSYWACMPSKALLRPVIARADARRVPGLRQSVQGPLDASAVLAHRDYYTSNWKDDGQVGWLDSIGADLYRGHGRLTGPRTVTVTGPDGGERVLTARQAVAVCTGSRAALPGLPGLDAVKPWTSREATSSQTVPGRLIVIGGGVVATEMATVWQALGSQVTLLVRGKGLLPRMEPFAGELIAEALTEAGADIRTGTSVESVTRENGTVVAVTDTGDRIEADEILFATGRAPRTDDIGLETIGLDPGSWLPVDDSLRVDGHDWLYAVGDVNHRALLTHQGKYQARIAGAAIAARATGETLVAGPWGAHAATADHAAVPQVVFTDPEAAAVGLSLAEAEEAGHRVRAVDVDLSTVAGAGLYADGYQGRARMIVDLEAEILRGVTLVGPGVGELIHSATVAVAGQVPVSRLWHAVPSYPTISEVWLRLLEAYRDA, from the coding sequence ATGACGGAAACGGAAACCAACACGTACGACGTCGTGGTGCTCGGTGCCGGGCCCGTGGGGGAGAACGTCGCCGACCGCACCCGCGCCGCCGGATTGACCACGGCGGTCGTGGAGAGCGAACTGGTCGGCGGTGAATGCTCCTACTGGGCGTGCATGCCCAGCAAGGCTCTGCTGCGTCCGGTCATCGCCCGCGCGGACGCCCGCCGCGTCCCCGGCCTGCGCCAGTCCGTACAGGGCCCCCTCGATGCCTCCGCGGTCCTCGCCCACCGGGACTACTACACCTCGAACTGGAAGGACGACGGTCAGGTCGGCTGGCTCGACTCCATCGGCGCCGACCTGTACCGCGGCCACGGGCGCCTCACCGGCCCCCGCACCGTGACGGTCACCGGCCCGGACGGCGGCGAGCGCGTCCTGACCGCCCGGCAGGCCGTCGCCGTCTGCACCGGCAGCCGCGCCGCCCTGCCCGGCCTGCCCGGGCTCGACGCCGTCAAGCCGTGGACCAGCCGGGAGGCCACCAGCTCCCAGACCGTGCCCGGCCGGCTGATCGTGATCGGCGGGGGAGTGGTGGCCACCGAGATGGCCACGGTCTGGCAGGCCCTCGGTTCGCAGGTCACCCTGCTGGTCCGCGGCAAGGGCCTGCTGCCCCGCATGGAGCCGTTCGCCGGGGAACTGATCGCCGAGGCGCTCACGGAGGCAGGCGCGGACATCCGTACGGGTACCTCGGTGGAGTCGGTGACGCGGGAGAACGGGACGGTCGTGGCCGTCACCGACACGGGCGACCGCATCGAGGCCGACGAGATCCTCTTCGCCACCGGCCGGGCCCCGCGCACCGACGACATCGGCCTGGAGACGATCGGCCTCGACCCCGGCTCCTGGCTGCCGGTCGACGACAGCCTCCGTGTGGACGGCCACGACTGGCTGTACGCGGTCGGCGACGTCAACCACCGCGCACTCCTCACCCACCAGGGCAAGTACCAGGCCCGCATCGCGGGCGCCGCCATCGCCGCGCGGGCCACCGGGGAGACCCTCGTGGCCGGGCCCTGGGGCGCCCACGCCGCGACCGCCGATCACGCCGCCGTCCCGCAGGTCGTCTTCACCGACCCGGAGGCCGCGGCCGTGGGCCTGTCCCTGGCCGAGGCGGAAGAGGCGGGGCACCGGGTGAGGGCCGTCGACGTGGACCTGTCCACCGTCGCCGGGGCGGGCCTGTACGCCGACGGCTACCAGGGCCGCGCCCGCATGATCGTCGACCTGGAGGCCGAGATCCTGCGCGGCGTCACCCTCGTCGGCCCCGGCGTCGGCGAACTCATCCACTCCGCGACCGTCGCGGTCGCCGGGCAGGTTCCGGTCAGCCGCCTGTGGCACGCCGTCCCGTCGTACCCCACCATCAGCGAGGTGTGGCTGCGGCTGCTGGAGGCGTACCGCGACGCCTGA
- the trxA gene encoding thioredoxin — protein sequence MSSTVELTKENFDQTVTDNEFVLIDFWADWCGPCKQFAPVYEKAAGENPDLVFGKVDTEAQPELAAAFGIQSIPTLMIVRDQVAVFAQPGALPEAALTDVIGQARNLDMDEVRKSIAEQQAQQPAAE from the coding sequence ATGAGCAGCACCGTGGAGCTCACCAAGGAGAATTTCGACCAGACGGTCACGGACAACGAGTTCGTCCTGATCGACTTCTGGGCCGACTGGTGCGGGCCGTGCAAGCAGTTCGCCCCGGTGTACGAGAAGGCGGCCGGGGAGAACCCGGACCTGGTGTTCGGCAAGGTGGACACCGAGGCGCAGCCCGAGCTGGCCGCGGCCTTCGGTATCCAGTCCATTCCCACGCTGATGATCGTCCGTGACCAGGTCGCCGTGTTCGCCCAGCCCGGCGCCCTGCCCGAGGCCGCCCTGACGGACGTCATCGGGCAGGCCCGCAACCTCGACATGGACGAGGTGCGCAAGTCGATCGCCGAGCAGCAGGCCCAGCAGCCGGCCGCCGAGTGA
- a CDS encoding FAD binding domain-containing protein, producing the protein MREFGYQRAYDVSGAVALLDGDGEARFLGGGTNLVDLMKTGVERPARLVDVRELPLNRVEPAEDGGLRIGATVTNSDLAAHPEVRRRYPALAQAVLAGASGQLRNMATVGGNLLQRTRCGYFADVSSPCNKRAPGSGCPAVTGEHHNHAVLGASDHCVATHPSDMGVALAAFDARVSYETAAGPGELPLADFYLPVGETPHRETALPPGALITGVTLPPIATAAHSRYRKVRERASYAFAIGSVAAALDVRDGLVHDVRLAFGAVASRPWRARAAERALTGGPADAEHFAAAADAELAAARPLPHNGYKVTLMRNLVVAVLSELAEEAAR; encoded by the coding sequence ATGAGGGAGTTCGGCTACCAGCGGGCGTACGACGTCTCCGGCGCGGTCGCCCTGCTCGACGGCGACGGGGAAGCCCGATTCCTGGGCGGTGGCACGAACCTCGTCGACCTGATGAAGACCGGTGTCGAACGGCCCGCCCGGCTCGTCGACGTACGCGAACTGCCCCTGAACCGCGTCGAGCCGGCCGAGGACGGCGGGCTGCGCATCGGGGCCACCGTCACCAACAGCGACCTGGCCGCCCACCCCGAGGTCCGGCGCCGCTACCCGGCCCTCGCGCAAGCCGTGCTGGCCGGAGCGTCCGGGCAGCTGCGCAACATGGCCACCGTCGGCGGCAACCTCCTCCAGCGCACCCGCTGCGGCTACTTCGCCGACGTCAGCTCCCCCTGCAACAAGCGCGCCCCCGGCAGCGGCTGCCCCGCCGTCACCGGAGAGCACCACAACCACGCCGTCCTCGGCGCCTCCGACCACTGCGTGGCCACCCACCCCTCCGACATGGGCGTGGCACTGGCAGCCTTCGACGCGAGAGTGTCGTACGAAACGGCCGCCGGGCCTGGTGAGCTGCCGCTCGCCGACTTCTACCTGCCGGTGGGGGAGACCCCCCATCGGGAGACCGCCCTGCCGCCGGGTGCGCTCATCACCGGCGTCACCCTGCCGCCCATCGCCACCGCCGCCCACTCCCGCTACCGCAAGGTGCGCGAGCGGGCCTCGTACGCCTTCGCCATCGGCTCCGTCGCCGCCGCGCTCGACGTCCGGGACGGCCTCGTCCACGACGTGCGCCTGGCCTTCGGCGCGGTCGCCTCCCGCCCCTGGCGCGCCCGCGCGGCCGAACGCGCCCTGACCGGCGGCCCGGCCGATGCGGAGCACTTCGCGGCCGCCGCGGACGCCGAACTGGCGGCCGCCAGGCCCCTGCCCCACAACGGATACAAGGTGACCCTGATGCGCAACCTCGTCGTGGCCGTGCTGAGCGAACTCGCCGAGGAGGCCGCCCGATGA
- a CDS encoding NAD(P)H-dependent oxidoreductase, with the protein MSVRILALVGSLRAGSHNRQLAEAAVKLAPEGAEVNLFEGLAEIPFYNEDIDVEGSVPAAAARLREAANAADGLILFTPEYNGTIPAVLKNAIDWLSRPYGAGALSGKPVAVVGTAFGQYGGVWAHDETRKSVGVAGGKVLEDVKLSIPGSMTRFAETHPADDAEVAEQLTEVIARLHGHASEPAAA; encoded by the coding sequence ATGTCCGTTCGTATCCTCGCCCTCGTCGGCAGCCTTCGCGCCGGTTCGCACAACCGCCAGCTCGCCGAGGCGGCCGTCAAGCTCGCCCCCGAAGGGGCCGAGGTGAACCTGTTCGAGGGTCTGGCCGAGATTCCCTTCTACAACGAGGACATCGACGTGGAGGGCAGCGTCCCGGCCGCCGCCGCCCGGCTGCGCGAGGCCGCGAACGCCGCCGACGGCCTGATCCTCTTCACCCCGGAGTACAACGGCACCATCCCGGCCGTCCTGAAGAACGCCATCGACTGGCTGTCCCGCCCGTACGGTGCCGGTGCCCTCAGCGGCAAGCCGGTCGCCGTGGTCGGCACCGCCTTCGGCCAGTACGGCGGTGTCTGGGCGCACGACGAGACCCGCAAGTCCGTGGGCGTGGCCGGCGGCAAGGTGCTGGAGGACGTCAAGCTGTCCATCCCCGGCTCGATGACCCGCTTCGCCGAGACGCACCCGGCCGACGACGCCGAGGTCGCCGAGCAGCTGACCGAGGTCATCGCCCGCCTGCACGGTCACGCGTCGGAGCCCGCCGCGGCCTGA